The following is a genomic window from Aricia agestis chromosome 12, ilAriAges1.1, whole genome shotgun sequence.
CGTGGAGCGATCTGTTGGTACGTCACCCCGAACTAGCGACCAGGTTGAGGCCTTCCACTTGGGGCAGAAAACGTAGGCCGTCCAGCCAAGACGGAATTGACGGTATGTTTCTTAAGTAGTAGAAATTTATATTCCTCTTTCCTCTACTTTCCAAAAATGTCGTTGTTACAAAATGACTTTGATTTGATTAATGATTACATACTTATATCTGGTAGTTGGTACAGATAAATTACTTGTTTATTAGTTTAAGCTAAAAACAGTCGGGTTTTTCGGCAACAAACTTATAAAATCGTTCTTCTATTACAGATTCTGCCGACAACTTCAGAAACTTCGACAGATTTCCCTTCAACAATATTCCTGCAGAGTTCAGGAATCACTTCCCTGCGGATTGGACTGAGTTCAGTCCTCGCGAGGAGCAGCGTCAGCAACCGCCATCCCCGCAGCACCAGACCGCAGCCACACAGACCGAAGCGGAGGCGGGACCTTCTCAGGATCACCTCCAGGCACACCTTCCACAGTACGGACTGAGAAATACAGTCGATCTGGGACAAAAGAGTGCGACCGATCCTAGTATAGTTGAGGGTGAAGATAGATCACAGAGATCTGTTTCGGCGCCACCTGATAATCGTCAAGAGAATCCGAATTTCGGAAACATGAGCGGTCAAGGCAACCCAGAACAACCCACACACCAACCTCACGAGCCCCACTCGAACGTGCGACACATACCGATATTCGTCGAGGGTCGCGACGAACCAGTCATAAATAAAGATGTGGATCACGGAACACATTTCGCTGATCCGAAACCTGCGTACGTCCCCCCACCGCAACCGCACATCGAAAGAGAACAGTATTATGCCGACGACGGACCGGCCGGATTCCCCTTTTCCAAAGGCTTCGATAGACCCTTCTTTAGACAGGGAGCGCAGCCGTTCACAAAGCAAAAGATGTATCCTCAAGCGGCAGCGTTCGCTAGGGGAGCGTCCCCGCAGAGATCTCAGTCGCCGAAACCGTCCTTCCAGGAGCAGCAGCACGTTCCGAGAACAGAAGCTCCGACCAAACCCCAGCAGAGACAGGCCCCGCCGCCACAGCGACAGACTCCTCCGCAGCAGTTCAAGCAGGCTCCGCCTCAGAGACACGCCACGCCTCCTCCCCAGGCTCACCAGCCGAGCCCGCCCCCGCAGCCGGCACCGCAACCCCAGCAGCAGGCACCCTCGGCTAATGATCCCATATCCAGAATTCTCAGTATTCAAACGGACGTTTTAAATCTAATGACTGAAGTCGAAAACTTTACCGGCACGAAAAAAGACAAGCGGTACATATATTTAGACGAAATGTTAACTAGAAACCTTATAAAATTAGATGATATAGAAACAGACGGTAAAGAGAATATTAGACAAGCCAGAAAGGAAGCAATAAAGTGTATTCAAAAGTGCATAGCCGTTCTGGAGGCTAAGGCCGAGGGCGGTTCGACTGCGCAGCCGGCGCAGGACGTCGAAATGCAGGCCACTGAAAACGACAAGTCCGCTGAAAATCAGGAGGCAGTCCAAAACGGTGATGTAGAAATGAAGGAACCTACCAAAGAAGCGGTGGAAACGCAGGAGCCACCAAAAGAATCCGAAATTCCGCAACCTGAAGCTCCCGTGCAACAACCAGAGGCGACAGACGAAGTCAAGAAGGAAGGAGAAAACGTAGAAATTAAAGTGGACAACACAGAAACTCCCGAGGCTGCCGTTGATACTCGACCCGAGGAGACGGCTCAAGAGACCGACGTTGCGATGAAGCCGGAGGAACAGGGGGCGGAAAAAAAGAGCCCAAAGAAGACAGTAAAGAAACGAGACAAGAGTAAGGATAAGAAAAAGGCGACAAAAGATAAGGACAGTAAAACTGAGGAGAGTGCAGATAAGAAGGAAGATGTAAATAATAAGGGCGATGTGAATGAGAATACTGTAAATAATGCTGATGTGAGTGTTAATAAGGTGGAAGAGATGCAAGTGGATGCTAAGAGTGACAAAACGCAATCGATGGACGTTGATGGTGGTGCTGCTAGTCAATAATTTAGTTTGCGTTAGTTAATTTTTTGTAGATACACGGTTAGACTCTATCGCACGAGGCCTAAATATCTGCCTTTCTTCTTCATGTTAATAATTTGTGCCTATGTGCTAATAACACTGATGTTGCCACatgtttatgtttgttttttattattgcaaCATTGCATTGAGATTGTTGTTTAGGATTTAATATGGTCTCGTCTTTGTAAAtcctaatatttaattaatttattgtttatcagTTATTGATAACGCAATTTCTCAATAAATTATGAACAGAAATgttgtttttcatttttatactaaAGTGTAAAATCTTCAAGCAAAGTTTTCATCAAATTAATTCTATTATAACGAGATTTATAGGCGCGAGTCGCGACAGTTAAAGACTTCGTCTGGCATGAAGCCAATCGCATGAATATGTAGAtcatacttaaaataataatctcaATATTATATTGGAGACACATGTATTTTCGTACTAGTTACTACAATACAAACTGAATAAAACAAATCCTTCttgtaaacttatattatttaataagcaatattattaataggtttatatattattatatgcataACATCACAGTGCAAAATATAGGAATATAATGattttatatacaatattacaattaaattaaattcttatataattttaagaCTAAATCAAGATTCAGTCTCTTTAGCGATTTTGGAACTTTACTATTCTGCTAACATCTAAAAAGGGTATGGCCTTAGAATCCATAGACAAAATTACAAATCATATCGAGTATGTTCGTCCATCGATTCATGTATTCAATGCAAAAAACACTCCGCAGCTACTATGTATAGTATATGTATTCATTCATCCATCAATCAGTTCAGCTAGTGAGTTATTTCCACTGTCAATTATTATATCACAATTCTTTACAGCGCAAATAGACAAGACACGTTTGGGGGTCAGCAGAGACAGAACGGAGCgcaactttaaaattataacagTTGCGATAAGAGATTCCCGCGTACCCTCGAGGACGCGCGAGcaagtaattttaaagtttattttcaagtgcgttaataaaaTTCTCCCAGCTGCGCTCCGTTCTGTCTGCGCTGACCCTTACACTAGCTTGATTGTTGCCACTTAAAATTGCATCACAATCCTTATTAGCTATAAAAGAATTGTCTATGCCTCTGTGGACTCATATGCTCGCTGCAGAATACGCCTCTATGTCTATTGTCTTTCTCTTTCCTTTTAGATAAGTTACTCCCACTCTTTCATCATTCTATCCCAATCCTCATCGGCTATGAAAGGCTTGTCTATGGACTGTATCATATACTCGCCACAGAAGACGCACTCTGCAGCAACAATATCGTCTATCTCGTTCTTAATCTGGTCTCGTCGGGGCAGACCGCTGGATGTGACTGTGTCCAGCTCTATTTTGGATAGCACGCTGAGTTGACGCTGTAACTCGCCTAGCTTGTTGCGACGTGCGGGCGCTGTAATTAATTTCAATTAATATATCAGTgctaaaagtttattttgttaaaaaattagtaataataataatacatacttgtaACATTAATGAgtgaaataagtaataatttaataatagtcTACTTCTTCTTATTCTTATTTAATGGCACTCAAAGATGAAGGTTTGAACCATTCTGCCAGTGTTGAGAATAGTCATTTAACTTCTCTGTAAAACTTCGACCGGTAAGAAAAAGAATGTCACTGCTTAATACTTGAGCATGCTGGACACAGTGAGTTGTAAGCATTTGTctctcaattattattaatgttactGTAAGGAGTGATATATAATATGCTTTAATAAGGTTTAGTTTAGCTTTGATGCTTATtgttagttaattttttaatttattatgttgcaTAATAATTTAGATCATTGTGTTTGTCATGATTTGATGTTGAGTATGTTACATTTAAGTTTTAACCTATTATACACTAgtggaaacttttaattggcataTCGCTGTGTAATATGTATCTTATTGGAGTTGTaaatagctgtaagttttcccaaaatagaaaaataaaaaaataaataaataagtaataataataatttatgtcatTTAACTTCTCTGTCACACACTACGACTTCGGCCGGTAAGCATAAGAATGTCACTGCGTGCTTGAAAATAGACGCTCTTGAAAGTGCACGCTGGACACAGTGAGTTGTAAGCATTTGTCTCTCAGCTTGAGAGACAAACTCAAGCGACCCTTGACAATAAAGCGACATTAGTTCTGATATAGACTACACGCCAAAATAGCCTTGTAAAACAGTTGACGCAACATTGTAGCGAAAGTGctactctacgaataataaaaactaaggaaacgtaactcccatacttcaaccgtccTGAGTTTGGTTCtattcgcacactaaaatatggcaatagcaacgatgttaattgtcacttctatatttacacaaaattgtgaaccgaatacatgcataaagtatgcatgtattcgggtcacattttgtagactcgtggacatttttttatacttttccttagttttttattattcgcaggTGCGACTATTGCCTTGAACACATGAAAACATACGCAGGCCCAATTCTAGAAACTAGAATCTCACACTACCAAATCGGCCCAACAGTCAGTACTCACGGAGCAGCGGCTGCGTGTGGTGTCGCAGGCAGTCGGCGTGGTAGCGGTGCGAGCACGGGAACAGGTAGAAGGGCCGTAGCAGCAGCGCCAGCGCGCACAGCGAGCACGAGTCCCCGGCGGACACGAGCACGCTACGGTTGCGGAACGATTGGATCTCTTGGCGGACCTAAAAACAAAGTGTGGTAAGATTTACTGCAGAACCTTGTAAGTGTATTATGAACTTTAGATCAAAACttttaatcgttttttttattacttgcgagttgtgtgcaaagttttggaagttccttatcgcgcattGCGAAAGGtcaaagggggctagacagaaaaaattaagacgAAAAGGTGTAACGACACTCTCTGTGTCATTGTGacgttgtaagccgtgcggtagcgcatgtttctctctctgtctctctctctctctcatagaaaacaagttATTTTCGTTTCGTCTTTCTATTTCGCATTgtttcaacaaaaaaataataatatcgtcGCTACACCACACTGTTCAATGCGAAATGTATGTAAAAAAGTGTATGACAGGTTctttgtacataagaaataagttcgttccatccgggtgtccatTGACACTTCTCTTTTTTTTCTATAGCACATCCATAGACCAGAAGTGagccatttttaatttttatcgttcTCTCTCCATCTCGTCGCGACGGAACTAAAGAATTACAAAAGTACTTACATATTCAGCAGATTTAGTTGCATCTTCCATTTCAGCTTTCAATTCTTCTATTTGATTGTTGTACTCctgaaaaataaacaatttaatttgtaataaaagtagataatttaaaaactaagtCATTTATGCACAGATAAGAAACTTAGCaaagttaaaaagttaaaactttaaaatagtaaaaacaaTTTGTTGTTAATTACACCAGCTTTTAGACGCAACAGAACTTACTTGTAAAGATTGGCAGATGGGATCCCTAAAGTGGTCTATGGTCACAACGTCGCTAAAGAACGGAAGGATATCTTCTATTTTGATCAGTTGGCACTCCTCTAACAGACTCATAGCTTCTTTTAGGTCTTGGTTCTTTGTGATAACGTGTTcggctaaaaaaataaaaataataatcataattttagCGAACACAATGGAAGACTCCTCATCTAGCAGTGggaccaaagagaatataatcaccaCACAGTTTAAGTAGGACAGTTTAGGCTAAGAATTATTTTTTAGCTCAATCGAAATTTAAAATCTGATAGTTGAGGCCCATTGCACCAATCtggattattaataattatgcgtCATAACACCAACTACCCTGTGCATTACAAAATACACAAGAATCAACAACAGAAAATATTTTCGAATAAGCCAAAcaagttaaaaattaatacaaaacaaacaaacagaaaacagtacaacttacaagtacCAGCATTCTACGCCTCACAACTCACCAACACTCAACCACAGTGTCCTCTGCAGACCCTCGTCATCAGGTTTCCTGGCGACGTCCTTGGCCAGCGCCAGGCTGACCCCGAGAGCCAGTTCCGTAGCGGTCTCCCATAGACCGAGCAACGCTGATAGGTGCACGCAAGCTTCGGTTAGGTTCTTCTCGCGGCATAAACTGTGGCAAAAGTTTCATTAAccagtatttattgttttagtaACATTGTGAAAATAGTCTGGGTTTCTACAAAATTATAGGGCTCAATAATAAATCAACTGTATTTTGTGTGGTTGATAGAAATGAAAAAATCATGATTTTAaggccctgtttcaccacttcctgataactgtcggataggctatctgtattttatctgacagatactccatactctatctgtcaggtaagttgtggatagcctatccgacacttatcaggaagtagtgaaagaG
Proteins encoded in this region:
- the LOC121732803 gene encoding BAG domain-containing protein Samui isoform X3, whose protein sequence is MKRNRGFPFDEEEGSDAWSDLLVRHPELATRLRPSTWGRKRRPSSQDGIDDSADNFRNFDRFPFNNIPAEFRNHFPADWTEFSPREEQRQQPPSPQHQTAATQTEAEAGPSQDHLQAHLPQYGLRNTVDLGQKSATDPSIVEGEDRSQRSVSAPPDNRQENPNFGNMSGQGNPEQPTHQPHEPHSNVRHIPIFVEGRDEPVINKDVDHGTHFADPKPAYVPPPQPHIEREQYYADDGPAGFPFSKGFDRPFFRQGAQPFTKQKMYPQAAAFARGASPQRSQSPKPSFQEQQHVPRTEAPTKPQQRQAPPPQRQTPPQQFKQAPPQRHATPPPQAHQPSPPPQPAPQPQQQAPSANDPISRILSIQTDVLNLMTEVENFTGTKKDKRYIYLDEMLTRNLIKLDDIETDGKENIRQARKEAIKCIQKCIAVLEAKAEGGSTAQPAQDVEMQATENDKSAENQEAVQNGDVEMKEPTKEAVETQEPPKESEIPQPEAPVQQPEATDEVKKEGENVEIKVDNTETPEAAVDTRPEETAQETDVAMKPEEQGAEKKSPKKTVKKRDKSKDKKKATKDKDSKTEESADKKEDVNNKGDVNENTVNNADVSVNKVEEMQVDAKSDKTQSMDVDGGAASQ
- the LOC121732803 gene encoding BAG domain-containing protein Samui isoform X2, which codes for MPLRGRSFRGFPFDEEEGSDAWSDLLVRHPELATRLRPSTWGRKRRPSSQDGIDDSADNFRNFDRFPFNNIPAEFRNHFPADWTEFSPREEQRQQPPSPQHQTAATQTEAEAGPSQDHLQAHLPQYGLRNTVDLGQKSATDPSIVEGEDRSQRSVSAPPDNRQENPNFGNMSGQGNPEQPTHQPHEPHSNVRHIPIFVEGRDEPVINKDVDHGTHFADPKPAYVPPPQPHIEREQYYADDGPAGFPFSKGFDRPFFRQGAQPFTKQKMYPQAAAFARGASPQRSQSPKPSFQEQQHVPRTEAPTKPQQRQAPPPQRQTPPQQFKQAPPQRHATPPPQAHQPSPPPQPAPQPQQQAPSANDPISRILSIQTDVLNLMTEVENFTGTKKDKRYIYLDEMLTRNLIKLDDIETDGKENIRQARKEAIKCIQKCIAVLEAKAEGGSTAQPAQDVEMQATENDKSAENQEAVQNGDVEMKEPTKEAVETQEPPKESEIPQPEAPVQQPEATDEVKKEGENVEIKVDNTETPEAAVDTRPEETAQETDVAMKPEEQGAEKKSPKKTVKKRDKSKDKKKATKDKDSKTEESADKKEDVNNKGDVNENTVNNADVSVNKVEEMQVDAKSDKTQSMDVDGGAASQ
- the LOC121732803 gene encoding BAG domain-containing protein Samui isoform X1, which translates into the protein MESPVILDKPPENYANERGFPFDEEEGSDAWSDLLVRHPELATRLRPSTWGRKRRPSSQDGIDDSADNFRNFDRFPFNNIPAEFRNHFPADWTEFSPREEQRQQPPSPQHQTAATQTEAEAGPSQDHLQAHLPQYGLRNTVDLGQKSATDPSIVEGEDRSQRSVSAPPDNRQENPNFGNMSGQGNPEQPTHQPHEPHSNVRHIPIFVEGRDEPVINKDVDHGTHFADPKPAYVPPPQPHIEREQYYADDGPAGFPFSKGFDRPFFRQGAQPFTKQKMYPQAAAFARGASPQRSQSPKPSFQEQQHVPRTEAPTKPQQRQAPPPQRQTPPQQFKQAPPQRHATPPPQAHQPSPPPQPAPQPQQQAPSANDPISRILSIQTDVLNLMTEVENFTGTKKDKRYIYLDEMLTRNLIKLDDIETDGKENIRQARKEAIKCIQKCIAVLEAKAEGGSTAQPAQDVEMQATENDKSAENQEAVQNGDVEMKEPTKEAVETQEPPKESEIPQPEAPVQQPEATDEVKKEGENVEIKVDNTETPEAAVDTRPEETAQETDVAMKPEEQGAEKKSPKKTVKKRDKSKDKKKATKDKDSKTEESADKKEDVNNKGDVNENTVNNADVSVNKVEEMQVDAKSDKTQSMDVDGGAASQ